A region from the Thermanaeromonas toyohensis ToBE genome encodes:
- a CDS encoding type II toxin-antitoxin system Phd/YefM family antitoxin produces MRFISVRDLKLRTSQIWHQLKEEGEVVITSNGKPIGILSRIEEDNLEDYLKALRRARAIAALNKIQERSRQKGLDKLTEEEIEEEIKATRRERYQ; encoded by the coding sequence ATGCGTTTTATCAGCGTTCGAGACTTAAAATTAAGAACAAGCCAGATTTGGCATCAACTTAAAGAGGAAGGCGAAGTGGTCATTACTTCCAACGGCAAGCCTATTGGAATACTTTCTAGGATAGAAGAAGATAACCTGGAAGATTACCTTAAAGCACTTCGGCGTGCTCGTGCAATAGCTGCTTTAAACAAAATACAGGAACGTTCCCGGCAAAAAGGTTTAGATAAATTAACAGAAGAAGAAATAGAAGAGGAAATAAAGGCCACTAGGCGGGAGCGCTACCAATGA
- a CDS encoding putative toxin-antitoxin system toxin component, PIN family: protein MRIVLDTNVLVSGLLKPYSNAGMLLRMIVGGLVQVVYDARIISEYREVLRRPKFGLSMAEVEAILSQIVAEGISVIAEPLKERLPYIDNEPFLEVAKAYPGSILVTGNKRHFPQEVCGNIIVLDPLEFLELWRNSPMERPGN, encoded by the coding sequence ATGAGGATTGTATTGGATACTAACGTATTAGTTTCAGGTCTGCTTAAACCTTATAGTAATGCTGGGATGCTCCTCCGTATGATTGTTGGAGGTTTAGTGCAAGTAGTATACGATGCCCGAATTATTTCGGAGTATAGAGAAGTTTTACGCCGTCCTAAATTTGGACTTAGCATGGCCGAAGTAGAAGCAATTCTGTCACAGATTGTAGCCGAAGGCATCTCAGTAATAGCCGAACCTTTAAAAGAGAGGTTACCGTATATAGATAATGAGCCTTTTTTAGAAGTAGCTAAGGCTTATCCGGGAAGTATTCTTGTTACAGGTAATAAAAGGCATTTTCCCCAAGAAGTTTGCGGAAATATAATTGTTCTAGATCCTTTAGAGTTTCTTGAGCTTTGGCGAAATAGCCCTATGGAGAGACCAGGAAATTGA
- a CDS encoding B12-binding domain-containing radical SAM protein produces the protein MRIILTTLNAKYIHSSLALRYLWAVGCFFPVEQEVLEFTINDLPTSIAAEIYRRHPEIVAFSCYIWNIKPSLEVAAILKKVRPDLLIIFGGPEVSFESEAFLKANPQVDLIIRGEGELAWARFLSALLEEAPPRYPVTDLTQRISSSLLTSLPGLVYRKGADIFSNGWAPVVEDLDSLPNPYPENTLASLKERTVYYETSRGCPFGCGFCLSSTTSGVRYFSLERVKEDIRRLLKAGVREIKFVDRTFNAHKERALSIWKFLITEPLISLNPKPKFYFEIVGDLLDEEMLNFLKGVPPDLFQFEIGVQTINEEVNLRCQRRQNWEKLARNIKKLHSIGNIRLHLDLIAGLPGETYSSFAQSFNAVYSLRPHEIQLGFLKLLKGTPLRQEASRYGYVFLEDPPYEVLASRDMSYAELLRLHRIAELLERYWNSHIADHALCFLEQAFPTPFNLFEALASWWEEKGFHRRAPSRQDLYNNLARFAATFRAKIDLNLFYHLLKFDLLLYDRSRRWPSWAPPSPLTEKERSLWMDRLSDQAFRRKHLPELLSLDPTTLRRHGYLELFPCHPEKPLEKQPTLVYFYYGPPGTQARARVYYLSGPFLLE, from the coding sequence ATGCGCATCATCCTTACCACCCTCAACGCCAAATATATTCATTCTTCCCTGGCCTTGCGTTACCTCTGGGCTGTAGGGTGTTTCTTTCCTGTAGAGCAAGAGGTCTTGGAATTCACTATCAATGATCTCCCAACCAGCATAGCCGCAGAAATATATCGCCGCCATCCAGAGATAGTGGCTTTCTCTTGTTATATATGGAATATTAAACCTAGCCTAGAAGTAGCTGCTATACTAAAAAAAGTACGGCCCGATCTACTTATTATATTTGGAGGGCCGGAGGTATCCTTTGAAAGTGAAGCTTTCCTTAAAGCTAATCCCCAGGTAGATCTCATTATCCGTGGGGAAGGGGAGCTCGCCTGGGCCCGGTTTCTTTCTGCTCTACTGGAAGAAGCGCCCCCTCGGTACCCTGTCACAGACCTAACTCAGCGGATCTCCTCTTCCCTTTTAACTTCCCTACCTGGTCTCGTTTACCGGAAAGGAGCGGATATATTTTCTAACGGGTGGGCACCGGTAGTGGAAGATCTGGACTCTCTCCCCAACCCCTACCCTGAAAACACTTTAGCAAGCCTCAAAGAGCGCACTGTGTACTACGAAACCTCGCGAGGTTGTCCCTTTGGGTGCGGCTTTTGCCTATCTTCTACCACCTCTGGGGTACGTTATTTCTCCCTAGAACGGGTAAAAGAGGATATCCGTCGCCTCCTTAAAGCCGGGGTACGGGAGATCAAATTCGTGGACCGTACCTTCAATGCCCATAAGGAAAGAGCTCTATCTATCTGGAAATTTCTAATCACCGAACCCCTGATATCGTTAAACCCTAAACCCAAGTTTTACTTTGAAATAGTAGGGGACTTACTAGATGAAGAAATGCTAAACTTCCTTAAGGGTGTCCCTCCAGACCTTTTCCAATTTGAGATCGGAGTCCAGACCATCAATGAGGAGGTCAACCTGCGCTGCCAGCGCCGCCAGAACTGGGAAAAGTTGGCCAGGAACATAAAAAAGCTCCATTCTATTGGTAACATCCGCTTGCACCTGGATCTCATCGCTGGGCTTCCAGGAGAAACTTACTCCTCCTTCGCCCAAAGCTTCAATGCTGTTTACAGCTTGCGACCCCATGAAATCCAGCTAGGGTTTCTTAAGCTCCTGAAAGGGACTCCTTTACGTCAGGAGGCTTCTAGATATGGCTACGTGTTCCTGGAGGATCCTCCCTACGAGGTCCTAGCTAGCCGCGATATGTCCTATGCTGAGCTTCTGCGCCTACACCGTATAGCTGAGCTCCTGGAAAGATACTGGAACTCCCATATAGCTGACCACGCCCTTTGTTTTCTCGAACAAGCCTTTCCCACCCCCTTTAACCTTTTTGAGGCCTTGGCCTCCTGGTGGGAAGAAAAGGGCTTTCACCGCCGCGCCCCTAGCCGGCAAGACCTATATAATAATCTAGCCCGGTTTGCAGCTACTTTCCGGGCCAAGATAGATTTAAACCTCTTTTATCACCTGCTCAAATTTGATCTCTTGTTATACGATCGTAGCCGGCGCTGGCCTTCTTGGGCTCCGCCTTCACCCTTGACAGAAAAAGAAAGGTCCCTTTGGATGGACCGATTAAGTGACCAGGCCTTCCGGCGTAAGCACCTCCCAGAACTTTTAAGTTTAGACCCGACTACCTTACGCCGTCACGGATATCTGGAGCTCTTCCCCTGCCATCCGGAAAAGCCCCTAGAAAAACAGCCTACCCTTGTATATTTTTATTACGGCCCGCCTGGAACCCAAGCTAGGGCTAGAGTATATTATCTTTCAGGGCCTTTTTTACTTGAGTAG
- the thiI gene encoding tRNA uracil 4-sulfurtransferase ThiI, whose amino-acid sequence MYTAVLVRYGEISLKGKNRGDFEKCLLNNIREALSDLPSRKIEHTFGRIFVKVNGDAKEVIERLKRVFGIVSLSPVIETSLNIEAFREKALYLLKNTPGQTFKVETKRSNKRFPYQSPEVNRLVGGYLLACTGHPVDVHNPDRVIHIEIREEAAYLYSQVIPGPGGLPVGITGRGILLISGGLDSPVAGWLGLKRGLKISGLHFYSFPFTSERSKEKVIDLCRVLARYGGDLRLLIAPFTAIQKAIRTNCPEELYITIMRRMMFRIAKKVAEQEGALALLTGESLGQVASQTLESIAVINKVVDLPVLRPLISWDKTEIMNLARKIGTYDISIKPYEDCCTLFIPRHPATKPRLAKVEKAEEKLNVEGLIKECLDNLEVMEITP is encoded by the coding sequence GTGTATACCGCGGTGCTGGTCCGCTACGGCGAGATAAGCCTTAAAGGCAAGAATCGCGGGGACTTTGAAAAGTGCCTCCTTAATAACATCCGGGAAGCCTTATCCGATCTTCCCTCCCGGAAGATCGAGCATACCTTTGGACGCATCTTTGTAAAAGTCAACGGGGATGCTAAAGAGGTGATAGAGAGGCTTAAACGTGTTTTCGGGATAGTTTCTTTAAGCCCCGTGATAGAAACATCTCTCAACATCGAAGCCTTCCGAGAAAAAGCCCTTTATCTCCTTAAGAATACCCCTGGCCAGACTTTCAAAGTGGAAACCAAGCGGTCTAATAAACGCTTCCCTTATCAGTCCCCAGAGGTAAACCGCTTGGTGGGCGGTTACCTCCTGGCTTGCACGGGACATCCGGTAGATGTCCATAATCCTGATCGGGTGATCCATATAGAGATCCGGGAAGAAGCAGCTTACCTATACTCCCAGGTTATCCCGGGTCCGGGGGGGCTCCCTGTGGGCATCACTGGCCGGGGTATCCTCCTTATCTCGGGAGGCTTAGATAGCCCGGTGGCTGGGTGGCTAGGTTTAAAGAGGGGCCTTAAAATTTCGGGCCTTCATTTTTATAGTTTTCCCTTCACCAGCGAACGTTCTAAAGAAAAAGTCATCGACCTATGCCGGGTTCTGGCCCGCTACGGGGGAGACTTACGGTTACTTATAGCTCCTTTTACAGCTATTCAAAAGGCCATCCGCACGAATTGCCCCGAAGAACTATATATAACCATCATGCGCCGGATGATGTTCCGTATAGCAAAGAAAGTGGCCGAGCAAGAAGGGGCTTTAGCCCTCCTTACCGGGGAAAGCCTGGGCCAGGTGGCTAGTCAAACCCTAGAAAGTATAGCAGTGATCAACAAGGTCGTAGATCTCCCTGTGCTCCGCCCCCTTATCTCCTGGGACAAAACCGAGATCATGAATCTTGCTCGCAAAATCGGGACTTATGATATTTCCATTAAGCCTTATGAAGATTGCTGCACCCTCTTCATCCCCCGGCATCCGGCCACCAAACCTCGCCTGGCTAAGGTGGAAAAGGCTGAAGAAAAGCTTAATGTGGAAGGCCTTATAAAGGAATGTTTGGACAACCTGGAGGTAATGGAAATCACCCCTTAA
- a CDS encoding cysteine desulfurase family protein: MGKVIYLDNSATTMVLPEVAEAVRETMTVTYGNPSSLHGMGVAAERILRRAREEVADLLGAQPGEIYFTSGGTEANNWALRGLAHALKRRGRHIITTAIEHASVLEACRLLEREGFSVTYLPVDSQGIVRLEALEQALREDTILVSVMSVNNELGSLQPLEEIASLIAARSPALFHVDHIQGYGKIPLPIKKLNLAAVSLSAHKIHGPKGVGALYLRQGIRIEPLLVGGDQERGLRAGTENVPGIAGFGVAAALARKALPGSTEKMHRLKIRLAEGLLEGIPGAHLNGPEPQTGAPHILNISFPEVKAEVLVHMLEERGIYVSTGSACHSRRQEVSHVLKALGIPLKYMEGAIRISLSQLNTEEEIDEAVRSIKECVEELRRL, from the coding sequence ATGGGTAAAGTAATTTATCTCGATAATAGCGCCACCACCATGGTGCTTCCGGAAGTGGCTGAAGCTGTAAGAGAAACTATGACGGTAACCTACGGTAACCCCTCTTCCCTCCATGGTATGGGGGTAGCTGCGGAACGGATCTTACGTCGGGCTCGGGAAGAGGTGGCAGATCTTCTAGGAGCCCAGCCGGGGGAAATTTACTTTACTTCCGGCGGTACAGAAGCTAACAATTGGGCTTTAAGAGGGCTAGCCCATGCTTTAAAGCGACGGGGACGGCATATCATTACCACGGCTATAGAGCACGCCTCTGTGCTTGAGGCCTGCCGGTTGCTAGAAAGGGAAGGTTTTAGCGTCACCTACCTACCTGTAGACAGCCAGGGAATAGTCCGCCTGGAAGCCTTAGAACAAGCCCTGCGGGAAGACACCATTTTAGTTAGTGTAATGAGCGTAAACAATGAGCTAGGGAGCCTTCAGCCCTTGGAGGAAATAGCCAGCCTAATAGCTGCCCGCAGCCCTGCCCTGTTCCATGTAGACCACATCCAAGGATACGGGAAGATCCCCCTCCCCATTAAAAAGTTAAACCTAGCCGCTGTTTCTTTAAGCGCCCACAAAATACACGGGCCTAAAGGAGTGGGAGCCTTATACTTACGCCAGGGCATACGTATCGAACCCCTCCTTGTGGGCGGAGATCAGGAAAGGGGCTTAAGGGCAGGAACCGAGAACGTGCCGGGTATAGCTGGTTTCGGCGTGGCCGCGGCCCTGGCCAGAAAAGCCCTGCCAGGTAGCACAGAGAAAATGCATCGGCTAAAAATCCGGCTAGCGGAAGGGTTACTGGAAGGTATCCCCGGAGCACATCTAAACGGGCCGGAACCCCAAACTGGTGCCCCCCACATCCTTAATATCTCCTTCCCTGAAGTTAAAGCAGAAGTCCTGGTCCATATGCTGGAGGAAAGGGGCATCTATGTGTCCACGGGTTCGGCCTGCCACTCCCGCAGGCAGGAAGTAAGCCATGTCCTTAAGGCCTTAGGGATTCCCTTAAAGTACATGGAAGGAGCCATACGTATAAGTTTGTCCCAGCTTAATACTGAGGAAGAGATAGATGAAGCCGTTCGCTCCATCAAAGAATGTGTAGAGGAGCTGCGTAGACTGTAG
- the ypeB gene encoding germination protein YpeB, whose amino-acid sequence MERKRWTVWVLSLLLLAAISWGFWERANRLALAHAVEGSGQRDFYNLLTQVEQTEVSLGKALVSTSKAQQAALLTQASNQAAGAQTSLSQLPTPGINLIGTRKFLAQTADYCQYLAQRVAHGQPPSNEEIQNLIRLRQEMGRLAADLHNIEGQVATHAIRWSSFYSLHMPSLPRTMAWLKARPVQATPHPLEGFVNTDRHLQTLPSLNYDGPFSDHLEKARPLGLAAQSVDQPAAEKNALKFANDASGTTYRVASVNPVNGRIPCFGMSLTDEKRPGRQARIDVSRQGGHIISFLNPRAVEAPTIDVKAAQERAAAFLKAQGFPDMVPTYTLSQGHAQLFTFVARERDILLYPDQIKVKVALDNGEIVGFDATPFFMAHHKRDLPTPQVSAKEITAKLKPHLKVEGIRLALIPTGGGREVLTYEVSTKLDTERYLLYFNALTGEEEKIMKIIDLPGGQLTM is encoded by the coding sequence ATGGAGCGTAAAAGGTGGACAGTCTGGGTTCTGTCTTTGTTACTTTTAGCAGCTATAAGCTGGGGATTCTGGGAACGGGCCAACCGTCTGGCCCTAGCTCATGCCGTAGAGGGTTCTGGTCAGCGCGATTTTTATAACCTTTTAACCCAAGTCGAACAGACCGAGGTAAGTTTAGGGAAAGCCTTAGTTTCCACTTCCAAGGCCCAGCAGGCAGCCCTGCTTACGCAAGCCTCAAACCAAGCTGCCGGGGCCCAAACCTCTTTAAGCCAGTTACCTACCCCGGGTATCAACCTCATCGGTACCCGTAAATTCCTGGCTCAAACAGCTGATTATTGTCAGTACCTGGCCCAAAGGGTAGCCCACGGGCAGCCACCTTCTAACGAAGAAATACAAAACTTAATCCGGTTGCGCCAGGAAATGGGTAGGCTAGCGGCAGACCTCCACAATATTGAGGGCCAAGTAGCTACTCATGCCATACGCTGGAGCAGCTTTTATTCCCTCCACATGCCTTCCCTTCCGCGCACTATGGCCTGGCTTAAAGCGCGGCCAGTCCAAGCTACGCCCCATCCTTTAGAAGGATTTGTTAACACTGACCGGCACCTGCAAACCTTGCCCAGTTTAAATTACGACGGACCCTTCTCGGATCACCTGGAAAAAGCTCGACCCTTAGGTTTAGCAGCCCAGTCCGTCGACCAGCCCGCAGCAGAAAAAAATGCTTTAAAGTTCGCCAATGATGCCAGCGGCACAACTTACCGGGTAGCTAGCGTAAACCCAGTTAATGGCCGTATCCCCTGCTTTGGAATGTCCCTGACCGATGAAAAAAGGCCAGGCAGGCAGGCCCGCATCGATGTAAGCAGGCAAGGCGGGCATATAATCTCTTTCTTAAACCCCCGTGCTGTGGAGGCACCCACCATAGACGTTAAGGCTGCCCAGGAGCGTGCCGCCGCTTTCCTCAAAGCCCAGGGCTTCCCCGATATGGTACCCACTTATACCCTTAGCCAAGGCCATGCCCAGCTCTTTACCTTTGTAGCCAGGGAAAGAGATATTCTCCTTTATCCAGATCAGATTAAGGTTAAAGTAGCTTTGGACAACGGGGAGATAGTCGGGTTCGATGCCACTCCCTTCTTTATGGCTCATCATAAGCGGGACCTGCCGACACCCCAGGTAAGCGCCAAGGAGATTACGGCCAAACTCAAGCCCCACCTTAAAGTGGAAGGGATCCGCTTAGCCCTTATTCCCACCGGTGGTGGGCGGGAGGTCCTAACCTATGAAGTGTCCACCAAGCTCGATACAGAGCGCTATTTACTATACTTTAACGCCTTAACTGGTGAAGAAGAAAAGATAATGAAGATAATTGATCTGCCTGGAGGCCAGCTCACCATGTAA
- a CDS encoding cell wall hydrolase, with amino-acid sequence MAKWWKYILPVSLAILLVIGALWAGGQISGRRIQPTQAGVPVATSDEINLMARLIAAEAMGEPYEGQVAVGAVVLNRVRSPLFPHTISGVIYEPWAFESVHNGLIWQVTDLTTATNAAIDALNGWDPTYGALFFWNPAKAVNPWVWTRTIITQIGSHVFAR; translated from the coding sequence ATGGCTAAGTGGTGGAAATATATTTTACCGGTTAGTTTAGCCATCCTGCTGGTCATTGGCGCTTTATGGGCCGGAGGTCAAATATCAGGCAGGCGGATCCAGCCCACCCAGGCGGGAGTTCCCGTGGCCACTAGCGATGAAATAAATTTAATGGCCCGACTGATCGCCGCTGAAGCTATGGGCGAACCTTACGAAGGACAGGTGGCGGTTGGCGCTGTAGTTTTAAACCGGGTGCGTTCCCCCCTTTTCCCCCATACTATAAGCGGGGTAATTTACGAACCCTGGGCCTTTGAGAGCGTCCATAATGGGCTAATCTGGCAAGTTACCGACCTTACCACAGCTACCAACGCTGCCATCGATGCCTTAAACGGTTGGGACCCCACCTACGGCGCCCTGTTCTTCTGGAATCCCGCCAAGGCGGTAAACCCCTGGGTATGGACCCGGACCATTATCACTCAGATCGGTAGCCATGTCTTTGCCCGATAG
- a CDS encoding FmdB family zinc ribbon protein, translating into MPIYEYKCGKCGTFETEQRITEPPLATCPTCGGPVKRLISGKISVIYKGSGFHTTDYRSKEYKEKAKSESENKGDAKAAS; encoded by the coding sequence GTGCCTATTTATGAGTATAAATGTGGCAAGTGCGGAACCTTTGAAACAGAACAGCGTATCACCGAGCCACCTCTGGCAACTTGCCCTACCTGCGGTGGTCCGGTTAAGCGCTTAATAAGTGGTAAGATAAGCGTGATTTACAAGGGCTCTGGATTCCATACCACCGATTATCGGAGTAAAGAATATAAGGAAAAGGCCAAGTCCGAAAGCGAAAACAAAGGCGACGCCAAGGCAGCCAGTTAA